One stretch of Euphorbia lathyris chromosome 7, ddEupLath1.1, whole genome shotgun sequence DNA includes these proteins:
- the LOC136235574 gene encoding uncharacterized protein, translated as MSTTRLLLRSCKPLRHVSPSAASSSSSSVSTLKCQAKASGLGGEKKGSGSGSADLGDKRKSDGLAVKAAATRSLITLDPPANDEDIVDLASLLPFVRNALVKVLTPPVQPKSWKLHLQFAIEKAIIDCRFFTLFAVMGSLLGSVLCFVEGCVLIVESYIHYFSITSHSSDQGHMVHLLIEAIDMYLIGTALFIFGVGLYAIFVGSENMKKNASASNLFGHFFLRSLPTWVQMDSVSEAKSKIGHAILMILQVGLLDKFKNVPLLTSLDLACFAGTVLISSASIFLLSKLSVLGKEQLAKQG; from the exons atgtcTACCACAAGACTCCTATTACGCTCTTGTAAGCCTCTGCGCCATGTTTCTCCTTCAGCtgcttcttcgtcttcttcctcTGTTTCAACGTTGAAATGCCAAGCCAAAGCTTCTGGTTTGGGCGGGGAGAAAAAAGGTTCAGGTTCAGGTTCAGCGGATCTTGgtgataaaaggaaatctgaTGGTTTAGCAGTGAAAGCAGCTGCAACAAGGAGTTTGATCACTCTGGATCCACCGGCTAATGATGAGGATATTGTAGATTTAGCTTCTTTGCTTCCATTTGTTCGTAATGCTTTGGTTAAGGTCTTGACACCACCTGTTCAACCTAAATCATGGAAGTTACATCTTCAGTTCGCCATTGAAAAG GCTATAATTGATTGCAGATTCTTTACCTTATTTGCTGTGATGGGATCCTTACTAGGTTCAGTATTATGTTTTGTAGAG GGTTGCGTTCTCATTGTAGAGTCGTATATTCACTATTTCAGTATAACATCTCACAGTTCAGACCAAGGGCACATGGTTCATCTACTAATAGAAGCCATAG ACATGTACTTGATAGGAACAGCCCTGTTTATATTTGGAGTTGGGCTGTATGCTATCTTTGTAGGATCAGAAAACATGAAGAAGAATGCATCAGCTTCTAACTTGTTTGGCCATTTCTTTTTGAGG AGTCTTCCAACATGGGTGCAAATGGACTCAGTTTCTGAAGCCAAGTCAAAAATTGGGCATGCTATTTTAATGATACTTCAAGTAGGATTgttggacaagttcaagaatGTACCTCTTTTGACTAGTTTGGATCTAGCTTGTTTCGCCGGAACTGTGCTGATTTCATCTGCTTCTATATTCTTACTCTCCAAACTTTCTGTTTTGGGGAAGGAGCAGCTAGCTAAACAAGGTTGA